One Rosa chinensis cultivar Old Blush chromosome 3, RchiOBHm-V2, whole genome shotgun sequence DNA window includes the following coding sequences:
- the LOC112194546 gene encoding probable small nuclear ribonucleoprotein G, producing MSRSGQPPDLKKYMDKKLQIKLNANRMIVGTLRGFDQFMNLVVDNTVEVNGDERTNIGMVVIRVNSVVNVEALEPVAKMQ from the coding sequence ATGAGCAGGTCAGGTCAGCCCCCGGATCTGAAGAAGTACATGGACAAGAAGCTTCAAATCAAGCTAAATGCAAACCGAATGATTGTTGGAACCTTGCGTGGATTTGACCAGTTCATGAATCTGGTGGTTGATAATACTGTAGAAGTGAATGGTGATGAAAGGACTAACATAGGCATGGTGGTGATCAGAGTAAACAGTGTGGTTAATGTTGAAGCACTTGAACCTGTGGCCAAAATgcagtag
- the LOC112193256 gene encoding F-box protein PP2-B15: MYTMSLEDLPQDCFEQILSLTSPGDACRSSLVSLSIRAMADMDSLWGMFLPSDYPEILSRLVTPIPYSSNKDLFIRLCSPNLIDCGKKMFSIEKSTGKKCYMLSARDLSITWACNPLYWSWKCSSESRFAEVAELRTIWWLEIYGTMNSQLLSPKTVYSAHLVIKLANRAYGLDSLPSEISLEVGNYKSQGTVYLSANRKTTEVDERVRPIRVLEERLRERTDGWMEIELGSFYNDGCYYNKDVKMSLKEVKGAHLKGGLIVEGIEIRPKN, translated from the exons ATGTACACCATGAGCTTGGAGGATTTGCCCCAAGACTGCTTCGAGCAGATTTTATCATTGACATCTCCCGGAGATGCATGTCGTTCCTCGTTAGTCTCGTTGTCGATTCGTGCCATGGCCGATATGGATAGTTTGTGGGGTATGTTTTTGCCGTCGGACTATCCAGAAATTCTGTCCAGATTAGTCACTCCAATACCTTATTCATCCAACAAGGACTTGTTCATCAGGTTGTGCAGTCCAAATCTAATCGATTGTGGTAAAAAG ATGTTCTCAATAGAGAAATCAACAGGTAAAAAATGTTACATGTTAAGTGCAAGGGATCTTTCAATTACATGGGCGTGCAATCCTCTCTATTGGAGTTGGAAGTGTTCCTCCGAATCAAG ATTTGCAGAGGTTGCTGAACTCAGAACCATCTGGTGGCTAGAAATATATGGCACCATGAATAGTCAATTGCTATCACCAAAAACAGTTTATAGTGCTCATCTTGTTATCAAGTTGGCCAATCGTGCATATGGTTTGGACTCATTACCTTCTGAGATTTCACTTGAAGTtggcaattacaaatcacaagGCACTGTATACTTGAGTGCAAATCGGAAGACAACAGAAGTAGACGAACGTGTGAGACCAATCAGGGTTCTGGAAGAACGTCTTCGTGAGCGAACAGATGGATGGATGGAGATTGAACTGGGGAGCTTTTACAATGATGGATGTTATTATAACAAGGATGTGAAGATGAGCCTAAAAGAAGTTAAGGGTGCACACCTAAAAGGTGGCCTTATTGTTGAGGGAATTGAGATTAGGCCAAAAAATTAG